A window from Leptothermofonsia sichuanensis E412 encodes these proteins:
- a CDS encoding peptidylprolyl isomerase, which translates to MLNPITISDNDIIQQVKLSCLIPTMIEGIVGRQVIAQLAAEKGIIAEPHELQQAADDLRRLNNLHSAGETWTWLQKYHLSLDEFEELAAATVLSAKLAQHLFAAQLEPYFLEHQLDYTRVVMYEIVLDDEDLAMELFYALQEGEIHFHQATHQYIQDPDLRRQGGYRGLVRRSELKPEISAAVFSAQPPQILKPIVTAQGVHLILVEELIPAELTQELRYEILSTLFATWLKQQVEQVEVIIQQKIQSHSCLTSVPLG; encoded by the coding sequence ATGCTAAACCCAATCACCATCTCCGACAACGATATCATTCAACAAGTCAAATTATCTTGCCTGATTCCCACCATGATTGAGGGCATTGTGGGGCGGCAGGTAATCGCCCAACTTGCCGCAGAGAAAGGAATTATTGCAGAGCCACATGAACTTCAGCAAGCCGCCGATGATCTCCGACGGCTCAACAACCTGCACAGTGCAGGCGAAACCTGGACCTGGTTGCAGAAGTATCACCTGTCTCTGGATGAATTTGAAGAACTGGCGGCTGCTACCGTTCTGTCTGCTAAACTGGCGCAACATTTATTTGCCGCTCAACTGGAACCCTATTTTCTGGAACATCAACTCGATTACACCCGCGTGGTCATGTACGAAATTGTTCTGGATGACGAAGACCTGGCGATGGAACTTTTCTATGCCCTTCAGGAAGGGGAAATTCACTTCCATCAGGCAACCCATCAGTATATTCAGGATCCGGATTTGCGGCGGCAAGGCGGCTATCGCGGACTGGTACGACGCAGTGAACTGAAGCCAGAAATTTCGGCGGCTGTATTTTCAGCCCAACCCCCTCAAATTTTGAAACCCATTGTCACAGCCCAGGGAGTGCACTTAATCCTGGTGGAGGAACTGATTCCGGCGGAACTGACTCAGGAGTTGCGTTACGAAATTCTATCCACTCTATTTGCAACCTGGCTCAAACAACAGGTGGAACAGGTAGAAGTCATTATCCAGCAGAAAATCCAGAGCCATTCCTGTCTGACCTCTGTGCCGCTGGGATGA
- a CDS encoding HlyD family efflux transporter periplasmic adaptor subunit: MPHFPAASEPFSQNGHHPANRSSGGHLAIQEISQSPVVVAESGSPPLLPEVACSVPERDEWSSLTRELIDTLPRVWTRGLLYCLVLFTAIALPWASLSKVDETGRARGRLEPQGKTIRVDAPVTGTVTALRVREGQTVKAGQVLLELESEVVQAELQQAQAKLQGSLNRLSQLELMKNEQEIAIRSQRLQSQAQQTAQLAQIDQVEQRFQAGRRAYKLATDRLERDRVEVQRYEKLLAEGVVPAAKLAEIKRLLDESQQAVNQSQAEIQQAESGIKQQQSNYDNVIRTGELTILESERRIKELQAQILDTQAEIAQTRKQIESLQFQRQQRLVRSPSDGTIFSLSLDSAGTFLQPGQAIAQIAPAGANLIFRAQMPSSESGFLRTGLPVKLKFDAYPFQDYGIISGNLQRISPDSKSIETPQGIIQTFELEIALDQPYIQTQNKRILLSPGQTATAEVVIRQRRIIDFILDPFKKLQKGGLEL; this comes from the coding sequence ATGCCTCACTTTCCTGCTGCATCTGAACCCTTCAGTCAAAATGGACATCACCCAGCAAACCGTTCTTCGGGCGGTCACCTGGCAATCCAGGAGATCTCTCAAAGTCCTGTTGTCGTTGCAGAGTCGGGTTCCCCCCCTTTACTACCAGAGGTAGCCTGTTCTGTACCGGAACGGGATGAATGGTCTTCCCTGACCAGGGAACTGATAGATACTCTGCCGCGGGTCTGGACACGGGGACTGCTCTATTGTCTGGTATTGTTTACGGCGATCGCCCTGCCCTGGGCTTCCCTCTCAAAAGTAGACGAAACCGGCAGAGCGCGGGGCAGGCTGGAACCTCAGGGTAAAACCATCCGGGTGGATGCGCCCGTAACTGGAACGGTAACTGCCCTGCGGGTGCGGGAGGGGCAGACGGTGAAGGCAGGGCAGGTATTGCTGGAACTGGAGTCAGAAGTGGTTCAGGCAGAGTTGCAGCAGGCACAGGCAAAACTGCAAGGTAGTTTGAACCGATTGTCCCAGTTAGAACTCATGAAAAATGAGCAGGAAATTGCCATTCGATCGCAACGGTTACAAAGTCAGGCCCAGCAAACCGCCCAACTCGCCCAAATTGACCAGGTAGAACAACGGTTCCAGGCTGGTCGCAGAGCTTATAAACTGGCAACGGATCGCCTGGAGCGGGATCGAGTTGAAGTTCAACGCTATGAAAAGTTACTGGCGGAGGGTGTGGTTCCCGCCGCCAAATTAGCCGAAATCAAACGCCTGCTGGACGAAAGCCAGCAGGCAGTAAACCAGTCCCAGGCAGAAATTCAGCAGGCGGAATCTGGAATTAAACAACAGCAAAGCAACTATGATAACGTCATTCGCACGGGGGAATTGACCATACTGGAAAGTGAACGCCGGATTAAGGAACTGCAAGCTCAGATTCTGGATACCCAGGCAGAAATTGCTCAGACGCGCAAACAAATTGAGTCATTGCAGTTTCAGCGGCAGCAACGGTTAGTCAGGTCGCCCAGTGATGGCACCATCTTCAGTCTGTCTCTGGATAGTGCCGGGACTTTTTTACAGCCAGGACAGGCGATCGCCCAGATCGCCCCCGCCGGAGCCAACCTCATCTTTCGGGCACAGATGCCCAGTTCTGAAAGCGGTTTTCTGCGAACGGGACTGCCGGTCAAACTCAAATTCGATGCTTACCCCTTCCAGGATTACGGCATCATTTCCGGCAACCTCCAGCGCATTTCGCCTGACTCCAAAAGTATAGAAACACCCCAGGGGATCATTCAGACTTTTGAACTTGAAATTGCCCTGGATCAGCCCTACATCCAAACTCAAAATAAACGGATCCTGCTATCCCCCGGTCAAACGGCAACGGCGGAAGTTGTCATCCGTCAGCGTCGTATCATCGACTTTATTCTCGACCCATTCAAAAAACTACAGAAGGGGGGACTGGAGTTATAG
- a CDS encoding peptidase domain-containing ABC transporter, with the protein MAEPSGLQSGLERLYPVAATHSFVLVATPFLQRISREIFNAYNEETGYLIQSLTGIRSVKSMAVEQTVRWHWEDLFGRSVRKLFSGQVIGNSLQIGSAAIEMVVTTALLWFGAWLVIQNELTIGQLVAFNMLMGNVINPFQRLTVLWNQLQEVIVSIERINDVIDAEPEEDLQRQTRQTLPPIQGHIQFDQVTFRYHPNSDRNTLEAISFAVEPGQMVALVGRSGSGKTTISKLLLGLYPPTEGKILIDGYDVTTLSLRSLRQQIGVVDQDTFLFGGTIRENISLGFPEASLEEVIEAAQLAGAHTFIKDLPMGYETQIGEGGGMLSGGQRQRLAIARALLGNPRLLILDEATSHLDAESERIIQTNLSKILQNRTTLIIAHRLSTVRHADLILVLDRGILVESGTHDQLMAKRGHYFYLNQQQLMVTSL; encoded by the coding sequence ATCGCTGAGCCATCGGGACTTCAAAGCGGGCTGGAACGGCTATACCCTGTTGCTGCAACCCACAGCTTTGTATTAGTTGCTACTCCATTTCTCCAACGCATTTCACGGGAAATCTTCAACGCTTACAATGAGGAAACTGGCTATTTGATCCAGTCCCTTACAGGTATTCGCAGTGTCAAATCAATGGCAGTGGAACAGACTGTCCGCTGGCATTGGGAAGATTTATTTGGCAGGTCTGTGCGAAAGCTATTTTCGGGTCAGGTGATTGGCAATTCCTTGCAAATTGGCAGTGCTGCGATCGAAATGGTGGTTACCACAGCGTTACTCTGGTTTGGGGCGTGGCTGGTAATTCAAAATGAATTAACCATTGGACAACTGGTTGCCTTCAATATGTTGATGGGTAATGTGATTAATCCATTTCAACGCTTAACTGTGTTATGGAATCAATTACAGGAAGTGATTGTTTCGATTGAGCGGATTAATGACGTGATTGATGCGGAGCCAGAGGAAGACCTGCAACGACAGACACGCCAGACCTTACCTCCAATCCAGGGACATATTCAATTTGACCAGGTCACCTTTCGCTATCATCCCAATAGCGACAGGAATACCCTGGAAGCTATCAGTTTTGCAGTTGAACCAGGACAGATGGTGGCACTGGTCGGGCGGAGTGGCTCCGGTAAAACCACCATCTCCAAACTACTGCTGGGTTTGTATCCCCCCACGGAAGGCAAGATTCTGATTGATGGCTACGATGTCACTACCCTCTCTCTGCGATCGCTGCGGCAACAGATTGGCGTGGTTGACCAGGACACCTTTCTGTTCGGTGGCACCATCCGGGAGAACATCAGTCTTGGTTTCCCGGAGGCCAGTCTGGAAGAAGTTATTGAAGCCGCTCAACTGGCGGGGGCACACACTTTTATTAAAGACCTGCCAATGGGTTACGAGACCCAGATTGGCGAAGGTGGCGGTATGTTATCCGGTGGTCAGCGGCAACGTCTGGCGATCGCCCGTGCCCTGCTGGGCAATCCCCGTCTGTTGATTCTGGACGAAGCCACCAGCCACCTGGATGCCGAATCCGAACGCATCATCCAGACCAACCTGAGCAAAATCCTGCAAAACCGCACCACCCTGATCATTGCCCATCGCCTCTCCACGGTACGCCACGCCGACCTGATTCTGGTACTGGATCGCGGCATCCTTGTCGAAAGCGGCACCCACGACCAGCTCATGGCAAAGCGCGGGCATTATTTTTACCTGAACCAGCAGCAATTAATGGTTACAAGTCTGTAG
- a CDS encoding cysteine peptidase family C39 domain-containing protein yields MSQFPSFIPGQVPDPLLVSALAEVLGEPFCGSSVPGIWNQIEILRPSAGKIFWHSVDAAPGLYLVLVGKVRLIDRSNNLLQTLEAGKSFGEMTLFADLAGQPWAARASLNSQVGFVPEPVVRSLMRQYPELRDRLRQRAMEQVHMVQNRSEILPEPVAEPMTEPMTDLERSPCSRLAPTTLQPHSRKSVRKAYFPSPTLRVGHLWQRVTRRYPFFEQQSASDCGAACLVMVGRYWGKRFNLNRLRDIANVDRNGASLRGLAVAAESIGFTTRPVKASLDKLAQQTLPAIVHWEGKHYIVVYEVSRDRVIVGDPAIGQRSLSHRDFKAGWNGYTLLLQPTALY; encoded by the coding sequence ATGTCCCAATTTCCATCTTTTATCCCCGGGCAAGTCCCAGATCCCCTGCTGGTTAGCGCCCTGGCAGAGGTATTAGGTGAGCCATTCTGCGGGTCAAGCGTTCCCGGCATCTGGAACCAGATTGAAATTCTGCGACCTTCTGCCGGGAAGATATTCTGGCATTCAGTGGATGCTGCTCCCGGACTTTATCTGGTGCTGGTGGGCAAAGTCCGATTGATTGATCGTTCTAATAATTTGCTCCAGACCCTGGAGGCAGGCAAAAGCTTTGGCGAGATGACGCTGTTTGCCGATCTTGCAGGGCAACCCTGGGCGGCGCGGGCTTCCCTCAATTCACAGGTGGGATTTGTACCGGAACCTGTGGTGAGATCGCTGATGCGCCAGTATCCTGAACTTCGCGATCGCCTGCGCCAGCGGGCAATGGAGCAGGTTCACATGGTGCAAAACAGGTCTGAAATCCTGCCGGAGCCAGTGGCAGAACCCATGACAGAGCCGATGACAGACCTTGAGCGATCGCCCTGCTCAAGGCTTGCTCCAACGACACTCCAACCCCACAGTCGCAAGTCCGTTCGTAAAGCCTATTTTCCCAGTCCCACTTTACGGGTCGGGCATCTGTGGCAACGAGTCACCCGTCGCTATCCTTTTTTTGAACAGCAGAGTGCTTCCGACTGTGGGGCTGCCTGCCTGGTCATGGTTGGGCGTTACTGGGGCAAGCGGTTTAACCTCAATCGACTGCGGGATATTGCCAATGTAGACCGCAATGGTGCGTCTTTGCGGGGACTGGCAGTGGCTGCTGAAAGTATTGGTTTCACCACTCGGCCAGTCAAAGCCAGCCTGGATAAACTGGCGCAGCAAACCCTCCCGGCAATTGTGCACTGGGAAGGAAAACACTACATTGTGGTCTATGAAGTGAGCCGGGATCGCGTGATTGTAGGCGACCCGGCAATTGGGCAGCGATCGCTGAGCCATCGGGACTTCAAAGCGGGCTGGAACGGCTATACCCTGTTGCTGCAACCCACAGCTTTGTATTAG
- a CDS encoding helix-turn-helix domain-containing protein yields the protein MKNQGLYLTEFQRKLLLKRLQSNLRPEYRRRIEIMLLADAGKSQTEICESLQCSAETARYWTHIAQSGQAHLWDARPMGRPKEVTPEYLDRLAALVQSNPREHGYPFRCWTAQWLGKHLAKEFGIEVSDRHINRLLKQMGLSTRPRGSSHPNQPSETADAGSTIAIRDLQAVSTPTFLWSLNLIQSRR from the coding sequence GTGAAAAATCAGGGGCTATACCTGACGGAATTTCAACGCAAGTTATTGCTGAAACGGCTGCAATCGAATTTGCGCCCGGAGTATCGCCGTCGGATTGAGATTATGCTTCTGGCAGATGCCGGAAAATCTCAGACAGAAATCTGTGAGTCCTTGCAGTGCTCAGCAGAGACAGCTCGCTACTGGACGCACATTGCCCAGAGTGGACAGGCACATCTGTGGGATGCCCGTCCAATGGGCCGCCCAAAGGAGGTGACACCGGAATATCTGGATCGCCTTGCTGCACTGGTGCAATCCAATCCCAGAGAGCATGGCTATCCCTTTCGGTGCTGGACGGCTCAGTGGTTGGGTAAGCATCTGGCAAAAGAATTTGGCATTGAGGTCAGCGATCGCCATATCAATCGGCTGCTGAAACAAATGGGACTCTCCACCCGACCCAGGGGCAGTAGTCACCCAAACCAACCTTCCGAAACGGCGGATGCAGGTTCTACGATTGCGATTCGTGACCTGCAAGCAGTTTCTACTCCAACCTTTTTGTGGTCCCTGAATCTGATCCAAAGCAGACGCTAA
- a CDS encoding phosphotransferase family protein, with translation MAFLLSSQNVIEYLNQHGLNLDVDPGSVEIEKKFAKNFNLLLTLPDGRKLLVKQEPLKLDGKAVGEFFQEWRVQQFIQHFPELHRFAPSLPELLHFNPDNAIVVFNYLLDYCDLADFYTRQNWFPAEIATAIGNLLGQIHASTYNRAEYQNFLAPDLAEQLANHRIHLAQGLERIGPEVFSEFPVEALKFFSLYQRYDSLGQAIAELSTAVQLCCLTHNDLRPNNILLHQDWETLAIAPEQPGFLRIIDWERGAWGDPALDLGLMIASYLQTWLNSLVVSSAFDIQASLRLAMTPLEQLQPSINALFQGYVSQFPEILHHRPDFVKRTVQFAGLGLIRQINAMIQYQKSFGNMGICMLQVAKSLLCRPEASIATVFGVSESTLTASASN, from the coding sequence ATGGCATTTCTGCTAAGTTCTCAAAATGTGATTGAGTACTTGAATCAACATGGATTGAACCTGGATGTCGATCCCGGTTCAGTTGAAATTGAGAAAAAATTTGCTAAGAATTTTAATTTATTGCTGACATTACCGGATGGCCGCAAGTTACTGGTGAAGCAAGAACCCCTCAAACTGGACGGAAAGGCAGTAGGGGAGTTTTTTCAGGAGTGGCGGGTGCAGCAATTTATCCAGCATTTTCCTGAGTTGCATCGCTTTGCGCCCTCATTGCCAGAGTTGTTGCATTTTAATCCAGACAACGCCATTGTTGTTTTTAACTACCTCCTGGACTATTGTGACCTGGCAGATTTTTATACCCGACAAAACTGGTTTCCAGCGGAAATTGCGACGGCAATCGGCAATTTGCTTGGACAGATCCATGCATCGACCTATAACCGGGCTGAATATCAAAATTTCCTGGCACCGGATCTGGCAGAGCAGCTTGCCAACCATCGAATTCATCTGGCACAGGGGCTGGAGCGAATTGGTCCAGAAGTGTTCAGTGAATTTCCGGTGGAGGCGCTTAAGTTCTTTTCCCTGTATCAGCGCTATGACAGCCTGGGGCAGGCGATCGCAGAACTTTCCACTGCCGTTCAACTCTGCTGTTTAACCCACAATGACCTGCGTCCCAATAACATTTTACTGCACCAGGACTGGGAAACCTTAGCGATCGCACCGGAACAGCCCGGTTTCCTGCGCATTATTGATTGGGAACGGGGAGCATGGGGGGATCCTGCTCTGGATCTGGGTTTAATGATTGCCAGCTATTTGCAAACCTGGTTGAACAGTCTGGTTGTCAGTTCTGCGTTTGATATTCAAGCCTCCCTGCGTCTGGCAATGACCCCACTGGAACAACTACAACCTTCCATCAATGCCCTGTTCCAGGGATATGTCAGCCAGTTTCCAGAAATTCTGCATCACCGTCCCGATTTTGTGAAACGCACCGTCCAGTTTGCTGGTTTAGGGTTGATCCGGCAAATTAACGCCATGATTCAATATCAAAAATCCTTTGGCAACATGGGAATCTGTATGCTCCAGGTTGCCAAATCACTCCTTTGCCGTCCGGAGGCGTCGATCGCCACAGTCTTTGGCGTTTCAGAATCCACACTGACTGCTTCAGCCAGTAATTGA
- a CDS encoding T3SS effector HopA1 family protein, with product MQSLNLLHNQLPTSVPVRLLNALEDIVQHVQIHANFCIHHPNYKPFELPDDVALRFQQTPPDLRDKFLSLQVRSFIYGLYYNGSLQTVLAPENDLNSRVLQQNLENNTLLGVDLEFYERLHQSNCGQGYFDPGWQVRRQEEDGSLAVFKHDLTLHIERDRHLHPSELAAKPGDSVAILLPKNLVQNGFYMAIGNAGSETHATLHPNIVRIYFNLSPAGAVAMMAGLTQQLNQAQIPFSFKALYNPSEYRRHDSAVLYFDRHHYETVRQVLQPLYKKHSAHFHEATPLFTKTLAPGLALAEEPAQKLAAQESFGMNRCQLIANGLLLARLSGDESPEKRMAAILEQFSLLEIALESPYLNPRSEDIYTPLDLC from the coding sequence ATGCAATCCCTGAATCTTTTGCACAATCAACTACCCACCTCTGTGCCTGTTCGGTTGCTCAATGCTCTGGAAGATATTGTGCAGCATGTTCAGATCCATGCAAACTTCTGCATTCACCATCCCAATTACAAACCTTTTGAGTTACCGGATGACGTTGCCCTTCGCTTTCAGCAAACTCCCCCTGATCTGCGAGACAAGTTTCTGAGTTTGCAGGTGCGAAGTTTTATCTATGGGTTGTATTACAACGGTTCTTTGCAAACCGTACTGGCACCAGAAAATGACCTGAATAGCCGGGTGTTGCAACAAAATTTAGAGAACAATACCCTGCTGGGTGTTGATCTGGAGTTTTATGAACGCCTCCATCAGAGTAATTGTGGACAGGGCTACTTTGATCCAGGCTGGCAGGTGCGGCGGCAGGAAGAGGATGGCAGTCTGGCCGTCTTCAAACATGATTTGACCCTGCACATTGAGCGCGATCGCCACCTGCATCCCTCAGAACTGGCTGCAAAACCAGGGGATTCGGTAGCAATTCTGTTGCCCAAAAACCTGGTGCAAAATGGATTTTACATGGCGATCGGCAATGCCGGTTCCGAAACCCACGCGACTCTTCATCCAAACATCGTGAGGATCTATTTCAACCTCAGTCCTGCGGGGGCTGTAGCCATGATGGCTGGTTTGACTCAGCAGCTTAACCAGGCTCAAATTCCCTTCAGTTTCAAAGCCCTCTACAACCCGTCTGAGTACAGGCGCCACGATTCTGCGGTTCTGTACTTTGATCGACACCACTATGAAACTGTCCGCCAGGTGCTGCAACCCCTTTACAAAAAGCATTCTGCTCACTTCCATGAAGCCACCCCCCTGTTTACCAAAACCCTGGCTCCCGGTTTAGCCCTTGCCGAAGAACCCGCCCAGAAACTGGCTGCCCAGGAAAGTTTTGGCATGAATCGCTGTCAACTGATCGCCAATGGCTTGCTGCTGGCGCGGCTGAGTGGTGATGAGTCCCCAGAAAAACGAATGGCAGCCATTCTGGAACAATTTTCGCTGTTAGAGATTGCCCTTGAATCTCCCTATCTGAATCCCCGGTCTGAGGACATTTATACTCCCCTGGATCTATGCTGA